In bacterium, the sequence TTCCGGAGGTGCTCCATGTCCTCCGCGAGCTCCGTCCGAAAAAAACGAAGGCGTACCGTTTCCCCGCACGATGTCCGAGCTGCGGGAGTGCGGTCGAGAAGCGTGGAGTTGGCGCGAAGGCGGGAGTGAGCGCATCCACGTTCTGCAGCAATCGCAACTGCTACGCGCGTCAGCGCGAACGCATCATCCACTTCACGCGCCGCGGCGGGTACGACATCGAGGGCATCGGCGAGAAAACCGTGGATCGCTTCTTGGATCTCGGTCTCCTCAAAGACCCCGCGTCGCTCTGGGAGCTCCGCGCGGAAGACATCGCGCAGCTCGAAGGGTTTGGCGAGCAATCCGCAGCGAGCATCATCCGGGCCATTGCGGATCGTCGGACGATTCCCCTCGAACGGTTCCTCCTTTCTCTCGGCATCCCGCAGGTTGGTGAGGAAACCGCACGGACGCTCGCGCGTCACATCGCCTCCGCATCGGTCGCGTCTCGTCCCATTGCTCCCCGAACGATTCTCGCGTGGTTCGACGCGCAAACATCCGAGTCCCTCCAAGCCATCGAGGACATCGGTCCCGTGGTCGCCAAGGACATCGTGGAGTGGATCACCGACGACGACCACCGGAAGCTCATTGCGCGACTCGATGGTGTGGGCATCACCGTCGCTGCAAGCCGACAGCTGCAAGCTGCAAGCAACACATGCGAGGGGATGACCTTCGTGTTCACCGGTGAGCTGGAGACGATGACCCGCGAGGAGGCCGAGGAGCTCGTCCGCACGAGCGGCGGCAAGGCCACGGGATCGGTTTCCCGAAAGACGGACTACGTTGTCGCCGGCGAGGATCCGGGCTCGAAGCTCGCGAAGGCGGAGGAGCTTGGTGTTCCGGTACTCGACGAGCAGGCGTTCATCGCGCTGGTCAGGCGATAGTGCCGCTGCTACGCTGGTTGTCTATGACACTGAGCACCACGGATGTCCACCACCTCGCGAAGCTCGCGCGGATTGACCTCACGGATGCGGAGGTTGAGCAGTTTGCTGGACAACTGTCTACGATCCTCGACTACGTCTCCCAGCTCCAGGAGGTGGACGTTGATGTCCAACGAGAAGCGGTTGCGAACATCTCCGGACTCGAGAACGTCATGCGCGAGGACGAGCTCCACGGTTGTACGCCGGAGGAGCGTGAGCGCATCCTCGACCAGTTCCCGCTGCGGGAGGGGGATCTCCTGAAGACGCTCGGCGCGCTCGGGAAGTGACGCGGCGTACGTGACCTCCAGAGGCACATGGCATACCTCTCCATTGAACAGATCGGCACCGGACTGCGCGAGAAGCGATTCTCCGCCGTCGAAGTTGCAAAGAACTATCTCGATCGGATCGCCGCACGCGATGGCGGTCTCGGGGCGTACCTCCACGTCATGGGCGACG encodes:
- the gatC gene encoding Asp-tRNA(Asn)/Glu-tRNA(Gln) amidotransferase subunit GatC, which encodes MTLSTTDVHHLAKLARIDLTDAEVEQFAGQLSTILDYVSQLQEVDVDVQREAVANISGLENVMREDELHGCTPEERERILDQFPLREGDLLKTLGALGK